From the genome of Ictalurus furcatus strain D&B chromosome 4, Billie_1.0, whole genome shotgun sequence, one region includes:
- the rnf7 gene encoding RING-box protein 2, translating into MAEMDDGDEPGLVHAHCGSSSSSKSGGDKMFSLKKWNAVAMWSWDVECDTCAICRVQVMDACLRCQAENKQEDCVVVWGECNHSFHNCCMSLWVKQNNRCPLCQQDWVVQRIGK; encoded by the exons ATGGCAGAGATGGATGACGGCGACGAGCCGGGATTAGTGCACGCGCATTGCGGTTCATCGTCTTCATCCAAGTCAGGGGGAGATAAAATGTTTTCTCTTAAAAAGTGGAATGCGGTGGCAATGTGGAGTTGGGATGTCGAGTGTGATACATGCGCCATTTGTAGGGTCCAAGTAATGG ATGCGTGTTTAAGGTGTCAGGCAGAAAACAAGCAGGAGGACTGTGTTG TCGTGTGGGGAGAGTGCAAccactccttccataactgctGCATGTCCCTGtgggtgaaacaaaacaaccgGTGTCCACTATGCCAACAAGACTGGGTCGTGCAGAGGATTGGCAAGTGA